In a genomic window of Nitrospinota bacterium:
- the sdhB gene encoding succinate dehydrogenase iron-sulfur subunit: MSTVTFRIFRFDPERDATGRYQDYQLALEPGITLLNCLNKIKWEQDATLTFRMSCGSAICGSCAMRVNGHSLLACKTQASPLVKDGVIQIDPLGNANIIRDLAVDLEPFWASIRKVKPWLMPDSADNPEKERLQTPEQYLKIDNSTTCIMCAACWSDCNALEVNKKFVGPAALAKAQRFIHDTRDAKRVERLEEISEANGVWNCTHCGECSTRCPTEAKPLGRIEEIREAAMAAGVHDNNGARHVLGFRETVGKRGLLDENYVPVRSVGFFNIPALLDLLPVGIRMFIRRKNPPVIPHSIEKVEEVRKIFSRFEELRKE; this comes from the coding sequence ATGTCCACGGTAACCTTCAGGATATTCAGGTTCGACCCGGAAAGGGACGCCACGGGGCGCTATCAGGACTATCAGCTTGCGCTGGAGCCCGGGATAACGCTTTTAAACTGCCTTAACAAGATAAAGTGGGAGCAGGACGCCACCCTTACTTTCCGCATGTCCTGCGGCTCGGCCATTTGCGGCTCGTGCGCGATGAGGGTGAACGGCCATTCGCTGCTGGCGTGCAAGACCCAGGCCTCCCCCCTGGTGAAGGACGGGGTGATCCAGATCGATCCGCTGGGAAACGCCAACATAATACGGGACCTGGCCGTGGACCTGGAGCCCTTCTGGGCCTCCATCCGAAAGGTCAAGCCGTGGCTTATGCCCGACAGCGCGGACAATCCGGAAAAAGAAAGGCTGCAGACCCCGGAGCAGTATTTGAAGATAGACAACTCCACCACGTGCATCATGTGCGCCGCCTGCTGGTCGGACTGCAACGCATTGGAGGTGAACAAAAAATTCGTGGGCCCCGCCGCGCTGGCCAAGGCGCAACGGTTCATCCACGACACGCGCGACGCCAAGCGGGTCGAGCGGCTGGAGGAAATAAGCGAGGCCAACGGGGTGTGGAACTGCACCCATTGCGGCGAATGCTCCACCCGTTGCCCCACGGAGGCCAAGCCCTTGGGGCGCATCGAGGAAATCCGCGAGGCGGCCATGGCCGCCGGCGTGCACGATAACAACGGCGCGCGCCACGTTCTCGGTTTCCGGGAGACTGTGGGCAAACGCGGCCTTCTGGACGAGAATTACGTGCCGGTGCGGTCCGTCGGCTTTTTCAACATCCCGGCGCTTTTGGACCTTTTGCCGGTGGGTATCAGGATGTTCATCCGCCGGAAAAATCCTCCGGTCATCCCCCATTCCATCGAGAAGGTGGAGGAGGTCCGCAAGATATTCTCCCGGTTCGAGGAGTTACGCAAAGAATGA
- a CDS encoding YraN family protein, with product MSFWRSWLRKARDWIAKLKADKSGGPKHLKLGKLGEDLAVNALKERGYRIAERNFIINRHEIDIIAVDGEFLVFVEVKTRSDKSYGPPMAAITPKVVARLKKAAQMYTMKKKLTNAYVRFDVVTVDYADGDPKVEIVRNAF from the coding sequence ATGAGCTTTTGGCGAAGCTGGCTGCGCAAAGCCAGGGACTGGATCGCAAAACTCAAGGCGGACAAAAGCGGCGGCCCGAAACATCTGAAACTCGGCAAGCTGGGCGAAGACCTGGCGGTGAACGCTCTCAAGGAACGCGGCTACCGCATCGCCGAACGCAACTTCATAATCAACCGGCACGAGATAGACATAATCGCCGTGGACGGGGAGTTCCTCGTGTTCGTGGAGGTGAAGACCCGTTCGGACAAATCCTATGGCCCCCCCATGGCGGCGATAACGCCAAAAGTTGTGGCGCGGCTGAAAAAAGCGGCGCAGATGTACACGATGAAGAAGAAGCTGACAAACGCTTACGTAAGGTTCGACGTGGTGACGGTGGACTACGCGGATGGTGATCCGAAGGTGGAGATTGTCAGGAACGCGTTTTAA
- the sdhA gene encoding succinate dehydrogenase flavoprotein subunit produces MFSHDVLIVGSGLAGLRAALELVGSLDVAVMTKVYPSRSHSGAAQGGVAAALSNVDKEDSVEAHTFDTVKGGDYLGDQDAVEIMCSDAPHAIFEMEKFGCPFSRTDENKIAQRAFGGHSFPRACYAADRTGHALLHTLFEQSMKNGGKLHIYSEWYMLRLIVEDGVCRGVVAMDIKTGRMEVFHARTVLFATGGYGRAFKITSNAYANTGDGITAAYRAGIPLMDMEFVQYHPTGLYQHGILLSEAARGEGGYLLNADGERFMSKYAPKKMELGPRDIVSRSEQTEINEGRGTGPKKDYVLLDLRHLGREKILERLPQIYHLAKDFIGVDALTDPVPIQPTAHYSMGGIPADNDCQVYMDEKGNHVRGFFAAGECSCISVHGANRLGTNSLLDALVFGRRAGKKMLQATHDTPWSPVNEKRELDAARRDVHELLHTSAREDMNTIREELKTTMTNQVGVYRIGEEMEKANGKIKELQARFKDVRVDDKRENFNTNLIEALELSHMLEYSELIVAGALARKESRGAHARTDFPTRDDENFLAHTMAFKNKEGGYELRYKPVKITRFKPEERKY; encoded by the coding sequence ATGTTCTCACACGACGTATTGATAGTTGGTTCCGGGCTGGCCGGGCTTCGCGCCGCATTGGAGCTTGTTGGCTCCCTGGACGTGGCCGTAATGACGAAAGTTTACCCCTCCCGCAGCCATTCAGGCGCGGCGCAGGGAGGCGTGGCCGCCGCTTTGTCCAACGTGGACAAGGAAGACTCCGTCGAGGCCCACACGTTCGACACTGTGAAGGGGGGCGATTACCTTGGCGACCAGGACGCGGTGGAGATCATGTGTTCGGACGCGCCCCACGCCATATTTGAGATGGAAAAATTCGGCTGTCCCTTCTCCCGCACGGACGAGAATAAGATAGCCCAGCGCGCCTTCGGCGGCCATTCGTTCCCGCGCGCATGTTACGCGGCGGACAGGACAGGGCACGCGTTGCTGCACACGCTGTTCGAGCAGTCCATGAAGAACGGCGGCAAGCTGCATATATATTCAGAGTGGTACATGCTCCGGCTGATCGTGGAGGACGGAGTGTGCCGCGGCGTTGTGGCGATGGACATAAAGACCGGGCGGATGGAAGTATTCCACGCCCGCACCGTGCTGTTCGCCACCGGCGGATACGGCCGGGCGTTCAAGATAACCTCCAACGCATACGCGAACACCGGGGACGGGATCACGGCGGCGTACCGCGCGGGGATACCGCTGATGGACATGGAGTTCGTGCAATACCACCCCACCGGGCTTTACCAGCACGGCATATTGCTTTCCGAAGCGGCCCGGGGCGAGGGGGGATATCTGCTCAACGCCGATGGCGAGCGGTTCATGTCCAAGTACGCCCCGAAGAAAATGGAACTGGGGCCAAGGGACATCGTTTCCCGCTCCGAGCAGACCGAGATAAACGAAGGGCGCGGGACCGGGCCGAAGAAAGATTACGTGCTGCTCGACCTTCGCCACCTTGGCAGGGAAAAGATACTGGAGCGGCTGCCGCAGATATACCATCTTGCGAAGGACTTTATCGGGGTGGACGCGCTCACCGATCCGGTGCCGATCCAGCCCACGGCGCACTATTCCATGGGCGGCATCCCGGCGGACAACGACTGCCAGGTGTACATGGACGAGAAGGGGAACCACGTCCGGGGATTCTTCGCCGCCGGGGAATGCTCCTGCATATCGGTGCACGGGGCGAACAGGCTTGGGACCAACTCGCTGCTGGACGCCTTGGTGTTCGGCAGGCGGGCGGGCAAGAAGATGCTGCAGGCGACGCACGACACACCGTGGTCGCCGGTCAACGAAAAGCGGGAGCTGGACGCGGCCCGGCGGGACGTGCATGAATTGCTGCACACCTCCGCCAGGGAGGACATGAACACCATCCGCGAAGAGCTCAAGACCACCATGACAAACCAGGTGGGAGTGTACCGGATCGGCGAGGAGATGGAAAAGGCCAACGGCAAGATCAAGGAACTGCAGGCCAGGTTCAAGGATGTGCGGGTGGACGACAAGCGCGAAAACTTCAACACCAACCTCATCGAGGCCCTGGAGCTTTCGCACATGCTCGAATATTCCGAGCTTATAGTGGCCGGCGCGCTTGCCCGCAAGGAAAGCCGCGGCGCCCACGCCCGGACGGACTTTCCCACCCGGGACGACGAAAACTTCCTGGCCCACACCATGGCCTTCAAGAACAAGGAAGGCGGATACGAGCTTCGCTATAAACCTGTGAAGATCACCAGGTTTAAGCCCGAGGAAAGGAAATATTAA
- a CDS encoding ribonuclease HII — MLTHENAAREMGHAVIAGVDEAGRGPLAGPVAAAAVIFPDGVKMDGLTDSKKLTREKREKFFDLIFEKAVAVGFHLVGPDVIDSINILQATKLAMADAVRKLSSRPDYVLIDGNQTIPWDGPQKTIVKGDSLSLSIAAASVIAKVTRDKVMGEYAAMYPEYGFEKHKGYGVAEHLDAIKKYGPSPIHRRTFRGVKEFCDIGGEPAGALPQLELPGQ, encoded by the coding sequence ATGCTCACCCATGAGAACGCCGCGCGCGAAATGGGCCACGCGGTAATCGCGGGAGTGGACGAGGCGGGGCGCGGCCCGCTGGCAGGCCCGGTGGCGGCGGCGGCGGTGATATTCCCGGACGGCGTCAAAATGGACGGGCTCACCGATTCAAAAAAACTCACCCGCGAAAAACGGGAAAAGTTTTTCGATCTGATTTTCGAAAAGGCGGTGGCGGTGGGATTTCATCTTGTGGGACCGGATGTGATCGACAGCATAAACATCCTGCAGGCCACAAAGCTTGCCATGGCCGATGCTGTGCGAAAACTCTCAAGCCGCCCCGATTATGTTCTTATAGACGGCAACCAGACAATCCCCTGGGACGGGCCGCAGAAGACCATCGTCAAAGGTGATTCGCTTTCGCTGTCCATCGCCGCCGCTTCTGTGATCGCAAAGGTTACGCGGGACAAGGTGATGGGAGAATACGCCGCCATGTATCCTGAATACGGTTTTGAAAAGCACAAAGGCTATGGCGTGGCGGAGCATCTGGACGCGATAAAAAAATACGGCCCATCGCCAATTCACCGCAGGACATTCCGTGGTGTGAAAGAGTTTTGCGATATCGGCGGCGAACCTGCCGGCGCCTTGCCCCAACTGGAGCTTCCCGGGCAATAG
- a CDS encoding CoB--CoM heterodisulfide reductase iron-sulfur subunit B family protein, translating into MKYALYTGCVAKGAGRELLAGTYAACSRLGIDLVEMTDAACCGAGVISEDNHFVADALNARTYSLAEQMGLPIMNICTTCQGVHRKCQINLANNPAHMAEVNKVLKEETGREYKGTVKIRHFYEVLLEEYGLEKLKSKIVKPLTGMKVAAFYGCYAMRPHEYSDLANPDDPDELEKIITALGATPVRYDERLKCCGFPILMMNKSDSLQLSANALTGAKKAGADLMVTPCPLCHLNMDAYQPEIEGRMDEKLRMPVLHIPQLVALALGATPAEIRLQTHIVRPKKELV; encoded by the coding sequence ATGAAATACGCGCTATACACCGGATGCGTCGCCAAGGGGGCGGGCAGGGAACTTCTGGCCGGAACATACGCCGCCTGTTCGCGGCTTGGCATAGACCTTGTGGAGATGACGGACGCGGCCTGCTGCGGCGCGGGAGTGATCAGCGAGGACAACCATTTCGTGGCCGACGCGCTGAACGCGCGGACATATTCGCTGGCCGAGCAGATGGGGCTGCCGATAATGAACATATGCACCACCTGCCAGGGGGTGCACCGCAAATGCCAGATCAACCTGGCCAACAATCCGGCGCACATGGCCGAGGTCAACAAGGTACTCAAGGAAGAGACCGGGCGGGAATACAAGGGGACGGTGAAGATACGGCATTTCTACGAAGTGCTGCTGGAAGAATACGGGCTGGAGAAGCTCAAGTCGAAGATCGTGAAACCTTTGACCGGGATGAAGGTGGCGGCGTTTTACGGATGCTACGCCATGCGGCCCCACGAGTATTCCGACCTGGCCAATCCGGACGATCCGGACGAGCTGGAAAAAATCATCACGGCCCTTGGCGCCACCCCCGTGCGTTACGACGAACGGCTCAAATGCTGCGGGTTTCCCATATTGATGATGAACAAGAGCGACTCGCTCCAGCTTTCCGCCAACGCGCTCACCGGGGCTAAAAAGGCCGGGGCGGACCTGATGGTGACCCCCTGCCCGCTATGCCATTTGAACATGGACGCATACCAGCCGGAGATAGAAGGGCGGATGGACGAGAAGCTCCGGATGCCGGTCTTGCACATACCCCAGTTGGTGGCCTTGGCCCTCGGCGCGACGCCAGCGGAGATCAGGCTGCAGACGCATATCGTGAGGCCGAAGAAAGAGTTGGTGTAA
- a CDS encoding 1-acyl-sn-glycerol-3-phosphate acyltransferase gives MLLDITPEEEKKFAIGAFARWASFIARFISFPLVDIFYKIINRSRAIGVENIPKDGGVIFASNHVSGVDTTLIPAFAASRVRPVPFVVAAKEELFRIPVVAQLIRAWGAFPVKRRQRDTESMKRIAFCARHYQLMLFPEGTRSKTGELLEGRPAVGWVVYNSRPKVIPTLVINTDKFFWPGRPRPWFGVPYTVVFGEPVDMDRFYEMPESKETSRLIAGEIMKAIAALREKHKDLYVGPLLLPDGSIAPAQIGTGR, from the coding sequence ATGCTTTTAGATATCACACCCGAAGAGGAAAAGAAGTTCGCCATCGGTGCCTTCGCCAGATGGGCAAGCTTCATCGCAAGATTCATAAGTTTCCCGCTGGTGGACATATTTTACAAAATCATAAACCGCTCCCGCGCAATCGGCGTCGAGAACATCCCCAAAGACGGCGGGGTGATATTCGCTTCCAACCATGTGTCCGGGGTGGACACAACGCTTATCCCTGCTTTCGCGGCGAGCAGGGTGCGGCCTGTCCCGTTTGTTGTGGCGGCCAAAGAGGAGCTTTTCAGGATACCTGTGGTGGCGCAGTTGATAAGGGCGTGGGGGGCGTTCCCGGTGAAACGCAGGCAGCGGGACACGGAGTCCATGAAGCGTATCGCATTTTGCGCCAGACATTATCAGCTGATGCTTTTCCCCGAAGGGACACGGTCGAAAACCGGCGAACTTCTGGAAGGGCGCCCCGCCGTCGGCTGGGTGGTATATAACTCCCGCCCGAAGGTGATACCAACGCTTGTGATCAATACGGACAAGTTTTTCTGGCCCGGCCGGCCCCGGCCTTGGTTTGGCGTGCCATACACGGTGGTGTTCGGAGAACCCGTGGACATGGACAGGTTCTACGAAATGCCGGAGAGCAAAGAGACCTCCCGGCTCATCGCCGGGGAGATCATGAAAGCGATCGCCGCGTTGCGGGAAAAGCACAAAGACCTTTATGTGGGGCCGCTTCTGCTGCCGGACGGCTCCATCGCCCCGGCTCAAATCGGGACTGGCCGCTGA